The genomic DNA ACCTCAATCTAATTCAGAAAACTAATTTATCAGTTCTTGTTTACAACTTTCCAGGCTTCTGCTGCGGAGGATGacgatgatgatgatgatgttgatTTGTTTGGCGAGGAGACTGAAGAGGAAAAGAAGGCTGCTGAAGAACGTGCAGCCGCTGTCAAGGCATCTGGAAAGAAGAAAGAGTGTAAAGTCTTCTTTTCACATGTTGTCATCTGCATTGTTCATTGATCATGAACATTACATTATTCGATCTAATCAATTGTTTGAGTTTGCACTGTTTATAACCTGCACTCTGTTTGCACTACGTTGATGTTCGGattgtaaattaatttttttgCGTCAAGCCTGAGTTTCATCTGTATTTTTGTCTTACGCTTTTGTGTTCCTTAATTTCATTCTCAGCCGGAAAGTCTTCAGTCTTGCTGGATGTGAAACCATGGGATGATGAAACTGACATGACAAAGCTTGAGGAAGCTGTTAGAAGTATCAAGAAGGAAGGCTTGCTTTGGGGAGCATGTATGTGTTCTCACCCCTTGATCTGTGATGAACCCTCAAATTATAATTGTTTATCCTGTCCCTAAAACTTGATTTTCTTGGGACAGCCAAGCTTGTACCTGTTGGCTATGGTATAAAGAAGCTGCAGATTATGCTGACCATCGTAGATGACTTGGTATCTGTTGACGATCTTATTGAGGACTGCCTTACTGCTGAGCCAGTAAATGAGTACGTCCAGAGCTGTGATATCGTTGCCTTCAATAAAATATGTGAGTTTagaagtcattatcatttttgCCGTTTTTCATTGTCTACCTACATCTTGCTTTTGTTTTCTGATTATACTCTTCTGTTCTATTGTAGAAAATAAAATGTTCAAGATCGGAAAAGCTGTGGAGATATCTGGAAGCTTCTCATACATGATATTAATATTTGTATTTCCTTGTCTTAATCGTAAATTGGAGATGCTATACCTGATAAATAGTCTCCAGGATGATGAATAGTTTTATAATGACATTCTCATTTGCAGATTGCTATGAATGAATGAATAGTAAAAACTTAAGGTTTAGCCCTGTACTCCAGTAAAATTTCTAGTCAAAAATATTTCTATGCAGGACTTCTTAAGAGCtgaattatttatattattttttaagtgTAACTAATTAAGAccttaattatttatattattatttaggAGTAAAGTAGGAGATTATTGAAGATCTTCTTATTGACAATACTGGTGGTGTACATtaagaatattttcaagaaaCTACTAACCAAATCAAACGTTGGGGTACCCAACGTATCCGGTATATCTTTTCCGTATATCTTGTAAAAGCAGGGTTCTATTTTCCTAAAGACTTTATGgaatataattataaaaagatataATACACACTATTCGGTGACTGTTTGTAGGCTCTGTTTGGGATTGTTGTTAAAATTGTTGTTTGTTGGAAAAAGTGTCGTAAAAATCATATGAttgtttgataattttttttatatgtatatgttttgaataaTGTTTTTGGTAAGATTTGATTTTGAAATCAACTTTGTTTCACGCAAAAGCTAAAAAACAGCTTTTTCTAAAAGAATGGGAGAACTTGCTTTCTTTAATAACAACAGTAGCTTTTAGGTCAAAAGTACTTTTCTGAAAAacagcttttaaattttaccaaacagttttttaactaTTTTTCAGTGAAAAGTTATTGTTACTGTCAGCGACGATACTAATACCAAACACACTAGTAGTCACTTTTATCCCAAATAAAAAACTTTTTTTTAGAAACTCCTAATTTAAAAAATAAGAGCAATTTTAGAAATTAGAATTCCAAAAAttttctaagaattttaaaaatttaaaagtCTCTGTTCTTGACCTCTTTTTCAAGAGTATTTGCATAacccttaatttatttttaaatattcctTGACGCTTATTCTTTCAATATTTTTTCATTTCTTTGTATACATCTTTATTATCGATATGAAACGTCTGTTTACATTTCTTCATTTACTCCTGAAAATATTCTAAGCTGGCAATCCTTTATAAGTTTTATATATTCCGTTCGGTCCTCTCTTAATTTATTTTTCTCAACAAATATTcttaatttatttttttcaattaATATTTTTTGATGTTTAGGGGGTGTTTGGTTAATGGTTAATATTCCCGGTTAACAGGAATCGAAACTTTAAAGCCAAGTGATAGCGTTTGGATTACCAATTTAATGGTAGGGAATGGAAACTCCATTCACTCTTGGTGCGTAAATCAAACTCACCATACTCTTCGATTTCCATTTCATTCTAAATCCTATTAACCCCATTCACATACCCTTCATTCTAATTCTCAAAATGCATCCAAACACCTCCTTAGCCTTTCAATATTTTTTTCATTTCTTTGTTATCGTGAATCATGAAATAAGAATGAATTAATAACAACAAAGAAATATGAACGTGTTTACTGTTGACATGAAATCTAAGATTTAGATTGTTTGAAGTGAGTTGATACTCTTGAAAATACTCTAAACTTGCAAtcatttataaattttatatatgGCATTCGGTCTCTTTTAacttaatattttttaataaatattttttgacACTTATTCTTCCAATATTTTTTTCGTTGTCGTGAACCTTgaaataa from Apium graveolens cultivar Ventura chromosome 5, ASM990537v1, whole genome shotgun sequence includes the following:
- the LOC141723783 gene encoding elongation factor 1-delta-like, whose protein sequence is MGVVFYNLSAEAGLKKLDEYLLSRSYISGYQASKDDLAVHAALAKPPSSNYVNVSRWYNHIEALLRISGVSAKGCGVTVEGSSVATPPVADTKASAAEDDDDDDDVDLFGEETEEEKKAAEERAAAVKASGKKKESGKSSVLLDVKPWDDETDMTKLEEAVRSIKKEGLLWGASKLVPVGYGIKKLQIMLTIVDDLVSVDDLIEDCLTAEPVNEYVQSCDIVAFNKI